The Maledivibacter sp. genomic interval GGAACACCTAATATAATAGTTTTACCTTTAATTGATATGGGTTCTAAGGATTTTAACCATGTGTTGTAGCTAACTTCAGTGAGTTCAGTTTTTATTAGTTTTAAAGTTTCATCCCATATTTCATGAACATTAAAACTCATACTATATCCTCCTAATTTTTAGACTAAATTTTAAATAAATATTAAAGCCATAGGGATTTTAGTATAGATTTTAACTTATACAAGTCCAAAATTTCCAGAATCATCGCATATTTGTCCATGTCTAAGTTAAGTTATACTATGAAAACCCTATAAAAAATATGTTTTTATATAAAAATCCACAATAAATCCACAAAAAATGTTAATAATGTAGGCTATAGTTAAAAAAATTTGTTTATAAAATAATTAACAAGTTTAGTTAGTATGTTTGTGGAAAAAATATTTAAGAGAAAAAAATACATGTATAATTAACATTATCTACAGTGTTAATTATAATTAATTAACAAGAAGAAATAATGCCTTGAAGAGATTTTTGTTAATAAAGTTAATGTTATACACAAGTTTATCCACAAAATGTGTATAACTAACAATCTTTTTAATAATTATCCACTTATCAACAATTTATATCTAATGATATCAAATAAATAAATTTTGTTCAATGAAAATGAAAAAATATCCACAACAAAATAAAATTGTGTATGTTTTTTCCACAATAGGGGATATAAAAAAATAAACGAGCCAGTTTTACAAGTAATCTTTGATTATTTTTGAGGTATTCAATGGGGATCATACTCACTGTATGTGAATGACTAAATAATTATGGAAAGAATCAATAGGATGATTAAGATGATTTTTTTATTTTTTGGATAGGTCTAAGGGTGATATTACTATGATTTTTTGATATATATAATAGGTTGAGAGATATACTAGAATAATATGTTGAAATCGAATAAATTCCTTGACACATATTACTTATAACGGTATAATTATTTAGCGGACTTTACAATTCGAATTTAACTATTTAGATAAATACATGTGCAAGTTTCGAAGGAGGTGTTGAAATTGAAAATGACCTATCAGCCTAAGAAGAGGCAAAGAAAAAGAGAACATGGTTTTAGAAAAAGAATGAAAAGTAAGTCTGGTAGAAATGTACTTAGCAGACGTAGAAGAAAAGGTAGAAAGAGATTGACTGCTTAAGGCCGCTTGTAGTGGCCTTTTTCTGTAATTAAGGAGGTTTATGGAGGAATCCTAATGTCAGAAATAGAAAGACTAAAAAAGAATATAGATTTCAAAAACGTCTACAAAAAAGGAAAGTCCATCCCTGATAAATATCTTGTGATTTATTTTGTAAGGAATGATAAAAATATAACGAGAGTTGGCTTTACTGCTAGCAAAAAAGTTGGAAATAGTGTAGTCAGAAATAGATCTAGAAGACTTATTAAGGAAAGCTTTAGAAATAATAGCAGTAATATAAAAAGTGGATACGACATTGTTTTTATTGCGAGGGTAGCTATAAAGGATGCAGGCTACCATGATGTTGAGAAGTCTTTAAAAAGAGTAATTAGAAAATCAAAAATTCATATCAGTTAATAATAACCAACTCCCAGATATAGAAATATTCCCAAAAATACACAGTTAAATTAATTTATTGAATAGAATTGAGTCACTTCAAGAAGTATAATCCCATCAAAATAAAAATGCTAGATGATATGAAATATCAATATATTTATTGTAGAAAAAAGGTGACCTTGTGAAAAAAATATTTATAGCTTTGATAATCGGATATAGGAAATATATATCTCCCCTTAAAAAGCCGAGTTGTAGGTTTTATCCTACTTGTTCACAATATGCACTGGATGCCTTTAATAAATATGGAGCTTTAAAGGGATTGAAATTAAGTTTGATTAGAATATTAAAGTGTCACCCCTTTCATCCAGGAGGATATGACCCTTTAAAATGATATAATTTTAAAAAACTATTATGAAGAAAAATCTATTATGGAACCGATAGGAGGTAAAGTGTTGACTGCAATTGGAAAGATGTTAGGTTCATTGTTATATTTGATCTATAATATAGTTAATAACTATGCTGTGGCTATAATATTATTTACAGTAATTGTTAAGGTATTGTTATTACCTCTTACATTGAATCAATTAAAACAAACTAAGAATATGCAAAAAATTCAACCAGAATTAAAGAAGTTACAGGATAAGTATAAAAATGATAAAGAAACTTTAAATATAAAAATGATGGAACTCTATAAAGAACATAAGATAAACCCTTTAGGTGGATGTTTGCCATTACTTGTACAAATGCCTATTTTATTTGGTTTGTTTGGTGCCCTTAGAGATCCACTTGTTTATGTTTTTAAAAGTGATGCAGCCCTTGCTGCTACTGCGACCAGTGCGCCATTTTTATGGTTACAGAATTTAGTTGATCCAGATATATTTATGATTGGCAGTGTTGCAGTGCCAGGAATATTACCTATTATAGCTGCTGCTACTACTTATTTTTCAATGAATACTATGAATACTGGTAATAAAGCAGATCAGCCGCAGGCTATGAAAACTATGAATTTACTTATGCCATTAATGATTTTGTGGTGGGGTAAAAGTTTCCCAGCAGGTTTAACTTTGTATTGGGTTATAAGTAATATATTCCAAATGGCTCAACAGCTTTTATTACCTAGGGGCGATGTGCTTAAGGAGGAGTAAAAATAGTATGAAGTTTGTTGAAAAGACGGATAAGACTATTGCTGAAGCAATAAGTAGTGCTTTAAGAGAGCTAAATACAACAAGAGACAAAGTTGAGGTTGAGGTTTTAGAAGAACCTAGCAAGGGTTTATTTGGTTTATTTGGAAATAAGCTTGCTAAGGTGAAAGTAATTGTTAAGGATGATCCTATAGAGAAAGCAACTCAATTTTTAGAAAAAGTTCTGGATTCTATGAAGATTCCTGCGGTTTTTAAAACAAAATTAACAAATAATAGTCTACACATAGACATAATGGGAAAAGATTCGGCTATATTAATTGGTAGAAGAGGACAAACCCTTGATTCTTTACAGTATCTCGTGAGTTTAGTAGTTAATAGCGGAGATTCAGACTATGTTAGAGTAATATTAGATACTGAAAATTATAGGGCTAAGAGAGAACAAACATTAATTAAATTAGCGAACAAGCTAGCCTATAAAGTTAAGAAATATAAGAAGAGTATAACCCTTGATCCAATGAACCCCTATGAAAGAAGAATTATTCATTCGGCACTTCAAAATAATCCTTCAATAGGAACAAAAAGTCAAGGTGATGAACCAAACAGAAAAGTTGTTATATTTTTAAAGTAAATGACACTGAACTGTATCTAAAGGGGCTGTCTTAAAAGGCAATCCCTTTAATTCAGTCCCGGGGTGTTTCAGAATGAATGAAGTTCGAGGTTTTGAAATTTCACGGATTGAGCTAGTATTTACGTACTTGCCAAATCCATGAAATTTTAAATAACGAAGAAATTCGTCATTCTGAGACACCCCCTTTGTTAATGTAGTTAGAAATATTCATTAAGTCCTTGAGATTTTAATGTTTTATGTTAAAATTGGAATAATAATAAAGAGTTACTAGTTAAATGAGGTGATTTTATGATAGATGATACTATTACTGCCATTGCTACAGCACCCGGTGAAGCAGGAATAAGCATAATCAGAATAAGTGGACCAGAGGCTGTGGATGTTCTAGATACTATTTTCAAGTCAAAAAAGGGAGTCAGTATAAAGGAATTTCCACAAAGAAGAATGGTATACGGTCATATAGTGGATGCACAAAATAATAAGGTTTTAGATGAGGTATTGGCGGTGTATATGAAGGCTCCATATACATATACAAAGGAAGATATTGTTGAGATAAATTGTCATGGAGGAATAGTACCTACAAGGAATATACTAGAGCTTATATTGAGAAGCGGCGTGAGAATGGCCGAGGCTGGAGAGTTTACTAAAAGAGCCTTTTTAAATGGAAGAATAGATTTGGCCCAAGCGGAGGCCGTAATGGATTTGATAAGTGCTAAAACTGATAAGGGCTTTGACGTTGCTTTAAGTCAGCTTGAAGGAAGTATATCAACGAAGGTTAAAGAAGTAAGAAGTATTATTTTAGAGACTTTGGCCCATTTACATGTAAGTATAGATTATACAGAAGAGGATATTGAAGAAATAACCTATCCTGAATTATTATCAAATATGGAAGCCGTTGACGGTAAAATTAAGGAGCTTCTTAGTACTTCAGAGACTGGAAAGATTATCAGAGAGGGATTGAATACTGTAATTATTGGCAAGCCGAACGTAGGTAAATCTTCATTATTGAATGCTCTTTTAAGAGAATCTAGGGCTATTGTTACGGATATACCGGGAACAACAAGGGATGTCATAGAGGAAAACCTTAGTGTAAGGGGTATACCTTTAAAAATTGTTGATACAGCAGGTATAAGGGATACTGAGGATTTAGTAGAAAAAATTGGGGTAGAGAGAAGTAAGGAATTTTTTAATAAAGCTGATCTTATAATATTGGTATTAGATGCATCCGATGAATTAACTAAGGAAGATGAGGAAATAATTGGGCATATAAAAGATAGAAAAGCAATAATTCTTCTCAATAAAACAGATTTGCCTCAAAGGATTGAAGAAGTCCAGCTTAAGGAATTACTACCCAATAACAGGATTATAAGAGTTTCTATTTTAGAAGAAAAGGGCTTAAATGATATTGAAGAAGAGATCGTAAATATGGTTTATGGGGGATATGTTAAGGCAAAAGATACTTCATTTGTTACAAATGTTAGACATAAAAATTCCCTTGAAAGAGCTTTAAAGAGTATAGAAGAAGGTATAGATGCTACTCAGCAAAGTCTTCCCTATGATTTGATTGAAGTTGATATTAAGGATTGCTACGATGCTTTAGGTGAGATAACTGGAGATACTGTTGATGACAATATCATTGATAAAATATTTGCTAATTTCTGTTTAGGAAAGTAGTGATAATCATTATTTAAAATTTAAAGAAATGTGTATGTTCGGTTATAAAGTGTAGTCTACTCAAGTAGCCACTGAAAATCCTTTTACGCTCCTCCTACAAACTAGTTTTTCATCTGAATAGAAAGAGGACAAAACTGGTTTGTAAAGGGAGCTAAAAGGAAACCTCAGAGTCTACTTTCGTTTATTAGGTTTTATTACCGAACATATATATAGATTTCCCAAAGTTAAACTTAATTTATGCATCTCAAAATATCCGATGATTCTAGGGATTTTTGATGTGTATAAATTAACTGTTTAACTGGAATATCTATATAGGGTTTTCATAGTATAACTTAATTTATACATGGACAAATATGCGATGCTTCTGGGCATTTTGGACTTGTATAAGTTAAAGTCTATACTAAAATCCCTATAGAATTATTTTTTCAAAATTCATGGAGGTTAAAATTATGACTGAAAGATTTGAAGCAGGTACATATGATGTCATAGTAGTTGGAGCTGGACATGCTGGATGTGAAGCTGCATTAGCTCCTGCAAGAATGGGACAAAGGACTTTATTATTATCTATTAACCTTGATTCTATCGCTATGATGCCTTGTAATCCATCCATAGGAGGTACGGGAAAGGGACATCTTGTGAGGGAGATCGATGCCTTGGGTGGAGAGATGGGATTAAATATCGATAAAGCTTTTATTCAAAGTAGAATGTTAAACACAGCTAAGGGGCCTGCAGTACATTCCTTAAGGGCTCAAGCTGACAAGCATTTATATCATACTGAAATGAAAAGGGTCTTGGAAAATGAGATCAATTTAGATATAAAGCAGGGGGAAGTTGTAGAAATATTAACTGAGGATAATAAGGCCAAGGGAGTAGTCTTAAGGGCTGGTTCTATATATTATAGTAAGGTTGTAATATTGGCTACTGGAACATATTTAGGAGGAAAAATTTTTATTGGTCAATCCAGCTTTCAAAGTGGACCTAATGGGTTGGCACCATCATTGGAGCTTACTGAAAGCCTAGAAAAATGTGATATAAAGCTTAGAAGATTTAAAACGGGTACACCCGCAAGAGTTGATAGAAAAAACCTTGATTTCAGCCAGATGGAAGAGCAGCCAGGGGATAAGGAAATCGTGCCCTTTTCATTCATGAATGATGAGCTTGAAATGGACCAAGTATCCTGTTGGCTTACATATACAAATGGTGAGACCCATAGAATCATATATAAAAATATACATAGATCTGCTATGTATAGTGGAAAGATTGAAGGAACAGGACCAAGATACTGTCCATCAATAGAAGATAAGATAGTTAGATTTGCCGATAAGAATAGACATCAGTTATTTATAGAACCAGAAGGATTAAATACAAATGAAATGTATGTACAGGGGATGTCAACAAGTTTACCTGAGGATGTCCAGATAGCTTTTTTAAGTACCATACCTGGACTTAAGGATATCAAAATAATGAGACCTGCCTATGCAATAGAATATGATTGTATAGATCCCACGGAACTAAAATTATCCCTTGAATTTAAAGAGATAGAAAATCTTTTTTCAGCTGGGCAATTTAATGGATCTTCAGGCTATGAAGAAGCTGCTGCACAAGGTCTTATGGCTGGAATAAATGCTGTATTAAAGATTAAAGGAGAAGAAGCCTTTATATTAGATAGGTCTGAGGCCTATATAGGTGTTTTAATTGATGACCTAGTTACAAAGGGAACCAATGAACCCTATAGGATGATGACTTCTAGAGCGGAATACAGACTAATTCTAAGACAAGACAATGCTGACCTTAGGCTAACTGAGAAGGGGTATAGTATAGGATTGGTAAGGGAAGATAGATATAAGAAATATCTTAATAGAAAAGCTCAGCTTGAAATGGAAATGGAGAGATTAAAGAATACATATATAAAACCAAATGAAATTAATGCTTTTTTAGAAAAAAATAATAGTTCACAAATAAAGAATAGTATGTCCTTATACGATCTTATAAAGAGACCAGAAATTGATTATGATATGTTAAAGGATATTGATAGGACTAGACCGGATATAAGAAGAGATGTGGAAAGACAGTGTAATATTCAAATAAAGTATGCAGGATATATAAGTAAGCAGTTAAAGCAGGTGGATCAATTTAAGAAGCTTGAAAGCAAAAAATTATCACCAAATGTGGATTATTTAAAAATTGAGGGGTTAAGATTAGAGGCACGGCAAAAGCTTAATGAAATAAAACCGCTTTCCGTAGGCCAAGCCTCAAGGATATCAGGGGTTTCTCCCGCAGATATTTCCGTATTGCTAGTCTATTTAGAGCAGCAAAGGAGAAGGAAGGGATAATAAATGAATAGTAAGGATATATTGAAGCAAGGTGGTAAAGAGATAGCCCTAGATATAGATAATAGAATGATTGAAAAGTTTGGTATATATAAGGAGCTATTAATAGAATGGAATAAAAAAATTAATCTTACAGGTATTACTGAAGAAAATGAGGTTATGATTAAGCATTTTTTAGATTCTTTAACCTGTCTCATGACCGGTGTTATTAAACAGGATTCAAAGATAATAGATGTAGGTACAGGGGCTGGTTTCCCTGGGATTCCTTTAAAGATATATTATGAAGATATAAAGCTTACTTTGCTAGATTCTTTGAATAAGAGAATCAAGTATCTAAATACTGTTTGCAAAGAAGCCGGCCTTAAAAATGTGGAACTACTGCATGGTAGGGCCGAAGATTATGGAATGAATCCAGAATATAGAGGAAAATATGATGTGGCAGTGGCGAGAGCTGTGGCTGATTTAAGTGTACTAAGTGAGTATTGCCTTCCCTTTGTAAAGCTTAATGGATATTTTATTGCACAAAAAGGTCCAAAAGCCTATGAAGAAGTTTCAAAGTCAGAGAAAGCTGTTAGTATTTTAGGCGGAGAGATAATAGATACCTTGGATGCTAAGCTGCCCTTTACTGAAATAGAGCATACCTTAGTAGTTATAAAGAAGGTTAAGGAAACTCCTAAAAAATATCCTAGAAAAGCTGGTACTCCTACTAAAAAGCCTATAGTTTAAAGCAAATACTACTTGGAAATTTTTTTAGGATTAAAAAAATAAGAAGGAAGTAGCATATTTATGACGAATATTTAGGTTAAGGAGTATTAATATAAGGGGACGTGTACAATGGAAAATGTGAGTTTGAAAAATAAAGTTACATATTTATCTGTTGATGATATTAAGCCAAATCCTTTTCAACCAAGAAAGACTTTTACCGATGAAAGTCTAGAGGAACTTTCATCTTCAATAAAGGCATATGGTATTATTCAGCCTATTAGTGTAAGACAGATAAAAGAAGATACCTTTGAACTGGTGGCTGGTGAAAGAAGGTTGAGGGCCTCAAAACTGGCTGGACTAGATTCAATACCTGCTATAATTATTGAAATGAGTGACGATGATTCTGCTGTTGTTGCCTTGATTGAGAATTTGCAGAGAGAGGATTTAAATTTTATTGAAGAAGCACAGGGTTATCATAGGTTAATAAGTGAGCATGGATTTACACAGCAGGAGCTAGCTGAAAAGGTAGGAAAGAATCAATCCACCATAGCGAATAAGTTAAGGGTGCTTAAGTTACCTGATGATATAAAGATATTACTAATCCAACACAAATTGACGGAAAGACACGGAAGAGCTTTATTAAAGTTGCCCGATGAAGAAATACAAAAAGAAATATTAGAAATAGTCATTAAAAAGGGATTAAATGTTAAAAGAACTGAGAGTCTGATAAAGGATACCCTTGAGGAGCTTACAAAGCCCGATGAACCGGAAAGAAGACAATCCATAAAGAGTTCATTAAACTTTAGAATTTACTTAAACACTTTGAAAAATGCATACAATGCCATAAGGGATACGGGTTTAGATGCTAAATATAGTCAAGCTGACAAGGGTGATTATATAGAAGTTGTTGTAAAAATACCTAAAAAGAAATAAATGGATCGTAGCTATGGCTACGATTTTTTTATTACATTGCCAAGAGATAAGGAACTTGATAGAATAGGTTAAATATTTGAACTTAGAACTACAAAAGCATCTCAAGATGGTTTTGTTTTTACACCTTTCCTAATAAAGTCAATATACCAATAATGATGAAGGCGCTGCCTGCTGCGGTTTGAAGATAAACTCGGGGTATTAATTTGATTATATATGTACTTGCTAGTACACCTAATAATGCACTGAGTACAAGTGCTAAGGATGCACCTATAAAGACTCCCCAAATAGATTTTGTTTGTGTTGCCAATAACATTGTTTGGAGTTGAGTCTTATCTCCTAATTCAGCGATAAAAACCATCCAAAAAGAAGTAAAAATAATTTTCCACATTAAATTTCCTCCTGTAGACATAGGCCCTAATATTTATTCTTATTAGCAAAAAACAAAAATATGTATAATTTTAAAATGAAAATAGTACAGTTGAATAAATTATATAATCCTATACGTGGCAAAGTTGTATATATGAATATCATCCTTAATTTGATCACTTAAGATATAAACATATTTGATGGTATATCTATTGGGATATTAAAATTACATAGGCAGATGGTTTTTTATAGAAAGCAATTATAAAATTTGCTCAGTTGTTTAAATTTTTAAAAAATATATAAATTTAAAGAAGGAATAACTTATAAAGAAAAGAAAATATATAATTAGAATATAATAGTTTCATTAGATTTCTATAGAATAAAGGGTTATTCAAAACATAAATTTTGATATTACTATGGTAAATTTCTATAGGGATTTTAGTATAGACTTTAACTT includes:
- the rpmH gene encoding 50S ribosomal protein L34 produces the protein MKMTYQPKKRQRKREHGFRKRMKSKSGRNVLSRRRRKGRKRLTA
- the rnpA gene encoding ribonuclease P protein component — its product is MSEIERLKKNIDFKNVYKKGKSIPDKYLVIYFVRNDKNITRVGFTASKKVGNSVVRNRSRRLIKESFRNNSSNIKSGYDIVFIARVAIKDAGYHDVEKSLKRVIRKSKIHIS
- the yidD gene encoding membrane protein insertion efficiency factor YidD; protein product: MKKIFIALIIGYRKYISPLKKPSCRFYPTCSQYALDAFNKYGALKGLKLSLIRILKCHPFHPGGYDPLK
- a CDS encoding YidC/Oxa1 family membrane protein insertase, whose product is MTAIGKMLGSLLYLIYNIVNNYAVAIILFTVIVKVLLLPLTLNQLKQTKNMQKIQPELKKLQDKYKNDKETLNIKMMELYKEHKINPLGGCLPLLVQMPILFGLFGALRDPLVYVFKSDAALAATATSAPFLWLQNLVDPDIFMIGSVAVPGILPIIAAATTYFSMNTMNTGNKADQPQAMKTMNLLMPLMILWWGKSFPAGLTLYWVISNIFQMAQQLLLPRGDVLKEE
- a CDS encoding protein jag yields the protein MKFVEKTDKTIAEAISSALRELNTTRDKVEVEVLEEPSKGLFGLFGNKLAKVKVIVKDDPIEKATQFLEKVLDSMKIPAVFKTKLTNNSLHIDIMGKDSAILIGRRGQTLDSLQYLVSLVVNSGDSDYVRVILDTENYRAKREQTLIKLANKLAYKVKKYKKSITLDPMNPYERRIIHSALQNNPSIGTKSQGDEPNRKVVIFLK
- the mnmE gene encoding tRNA uridine-5-carboxymethylaminomethyl(34) synthesis GTPase MnmE, translating into MIDDTITAIATAPGEAGISIIRISGPEAVDVLDTIFKSKKGVSIKEFPQRRMVYGHIVDAQNNKVLDEVLAVYMKAPYTYTKEDIVEINCHGGIVPTRNILELILRSGVRMAEAGEFTKRAFLNGRIDLAQAEAVMDLISAKTDKGFDVALSQLEGSISTKVKEVRSIILETLAHLHVSIDYTEEDIEEITYPELLSNMEAVDGKIKELLSTSETGKIIREGLNTVIIGKPNVGKSSLLNALLRESRAIVTDIPGTTRDVIEENLSVRGIPLKIVDTAGIRDTEDLVEKIGVERSKEFFNKADLIILVLDASDELTKEDEEIIGHIKDRKAIILLNKTDLPQRIEEVQLKELLPNNRIIRVSILEEKGLNDIEEEIVNMVYGGYVKAKDTSFVTNVRHKNSLERALKSIEEGIDATQQSLPYDLIEVDIKDCYDALGEITGDTVDDNIIDKIFANFCLGK
- the mnmG gene encoding tRNA uridine-5-carboxymethylaminomethyl(34) synthesis enzyme MnmG, with translation MTERFEAGTYDVIVVGAGHAGCEAALAPARMGQRTLLLSINLDSIAMMPCNPSIGGTGKGHLVREIDALGGEMGLNIDKAFIQSRMLNTAKGPAVHSLRAQADKHLYHTEMKRVLENEINLDIKQGEVVEILTEDNKAKGVVLRAGSIYYSKVVILATGTYLGGKIFIGQSSFQSGPNGLAPSLELTESLEKCDIKLRRFKTGTPARVDRKNLDFSQMEEQPGDKEIVPFSFMNDELEMDQVSCWLTYTNGETHRIIYKNIHRSAMYSGKIEGTGPRYCPSIEDKIVRFADKNRHQLFIEPEGLNTNEMYVQGMSTSLPEDVQIAFLSTIPGLKDIKIMRPAYAIEYDCIDPTELKLSLEFKEIENLFSAGQFNGSSGYEEAAAQGLMAGINAVLKIKGEEAFILDRSEAYIGVLIDDLVTKGTNEPYRMMTSRAEYRLILRQDNADLRLTEKGYSIGLVREDRYKKYLNRKAQLEMEMERLKNTYIKPNEINAFLEKNNSSQIKNSMSLYDLIKRPEIDYDMLKDIDRTRPDIRRDVERQCNIQIKYAGYISKQLKQVDQFKKLESKKLSPNVDYLKIEGLRLEARQKLNEIKPLSVGQASRISGVSPADISVLLVYLEQQRRRKG
- the rsmG gene encoding 16S rRNA (guanine(527)-N(7))-methyltransferase RsmG, whose protein sequence is MNSKDILKQGGKEIALDIDNRMIEKFGIYKELLIEWNKKINLTGITEENEVMIKHFLDSLTCLMTGVIKQDSKIIDVGTGAGFPGIPLKIYYEDIKLTLLDSLNKRIKYLNTVCKEAGLKNVELLHGRAEDYGMNPEYRGKYDVAVARAVADLSVLSEYCLPFVKLNGYFIAQKGPKAYEEVSKSEKAVSILGGEIIDTLDAKLPFTEIEHTLVVIKKVKETPKKYPRKAGTPTKKPIV
- the noc gene encoding nucleoid occlusion protein → MENVSLKNKVTYLSVDDIKPNPFQPRKTFTDESLEELSSSIKAYGIIQPISVRQIKEDTFELVAGERRLRASKLAGLDSIPAIIIEMSDDDSAVVALIENLQREDLNFIEEAQGYHRLISEHGFTQQELAEKVGKNQSTIANKLRVLKLPDDIKILLIQHKLTERHGRALLKLPDEEIQKEILEIVIKKGLNVKRTESLIKDTLEELTKPDEPERRQSIKSSLNFRIYLNTLKNAYNAIRDTGLDAKYSQADKGDYIEVVVKIPKKK
- a CDS encoding TMEM165/GDT1 family protein — its product is MWKIIFTSFWMVFIAELGDKTQLQTMLLATQTKSIWGVFIGASLALVLSALLGVLASTYIIKLIPRVYLQTAAGSAFIIIGILTLLGKV